The following coding sequences lie in one Heyndrickxia oleronia genomic window:
- the fumC gene encoding class II fumarate hydratase, with the protein MEYRIEKDTLGEMKVPADKYWGAQTQRSKENFKIGTERMPLQVIRAFAQLKKAAATVNHDLGKLSGTKKKGIIDACDEVINGVFDDHFPLVVWQTGSGTQSNMNINEVLARRANELLTTDETIHPNDDINMSQSSNDTFPTAMHIAAYHEIQNLLIPAVKELKETFGQKEQDFMEIIKIGRTHLQDATPLTLGQEISGWRAMLEKSEHMIKESSKHLLNLAIGGTAVGTGINADPSFGDKVAKELHAQTGFEFKSSDNKFHALTSHDEIVYVHGALKALAADLMKIANDVRWLASGPRSGIGEIRIPANEPGSSIMPGKVNPTQSEALTMVAAQVFGNDTTIGFAASQGNFELNVFKPVIIYNFLQSVRLLADAMVSFNHNCAKGIEPNQEVITKNVHQSLMLVTALNPHIGYEKAAEIAKLAFKEGSTLKEAAIKTGYVTEKQYDEWIDPRKMVNI; encoded by the coding sequence ATGGAATATCGGATAGAAAAAGATACCTTAGGGGAAATGAAGGTACCTGCTGATAAATATTGGGGAGCACAGACACAAAGAAGTAAGGAAAATTTTAAAATTGGTACAGAGAGAATGCCATTACAAGTGATTAGAGCGTTTGCTCAATTGAAAAAAGCTGCAGCCACTGTAAACCATGATTTGGGAAAACTATCAGGTACTAAGAAAAAAGGAATCATTGATGCATGTGATGAAGTCATAAATGGAGTATTTGATGATCATTTTCCACTTGTTGTTTGGCAAACCGGGAGTGGTACCCAATCAAATATGAATATTAATGAGGTTTTAGCAAGAAGGGCAAATGAATTATTAACGACAGATGAGACGATTCACCCTAATGACGATATCAATATGTCTCAAAGCTCAAATGATACATTTCCAACTGCCATGCATATTGCTGCCTATCATGAAATTCAAAACTTGTTAATTCCGGCAGTTAAAGAATTAAAAGAAACGTTCGGCCAAAAGGAACAAGACTTTATGGAGATCATTAAAATTGGCCGAACACATTTACAGGATGCTACACCATTAACATTAGGACAAGAAATAAGTGGTTGGAGAGCGATGCTTGAAAAAAGTGAACACATGATAAAAGAAAGTAGTAAGCACTTATTAAATTTAGCGATCGGTGGAACAGCTGTCGGAACAGGGATTAATGCGGACCCTAGCTTTGGGGATAAAGTCGCAAAAGAATTACATGCTCAAACTGGATTTGAGTTCAAATCTTCCGATAATAAATTCCACGCTTTAACTAGTCATGATGAAATCGTCTATGTCCATGGTGCTTTAAAAGCCCTTGCTGCAGATTTAATGAAAATTGCCAATGATGTCAGATGGCTGGCTAGTGGTCCAAGAAGTGGAATTGGGGAAATTAGAATTCCCGCAAATGAACCTGGTAGTTCAATAATGCCTGGAAAGGTAAATCCAACCCAAAGCGAAGCTTTAACGATGGTTGCCGCTCAGGTATTTGGTAATGATACGACAATTGGATTTGCAGCAAGTCAGGGTAATTTTGAACTAAATGTTTTTAAACCTGTGATTATTTACAATTTTCTTCAATCCGTTCGACTATTAGCAGATGCCATGGTTTCATTTAATCATAATTGCGCGAAAGGGATCGAACCAAATCAAGAAGTCATTACGAAGAATGTTCATCAGTCATTAATGCTTGTCACCGCATTAAATCCACATATCGGTTATGAAAAGGCAGCTGAAATTGCAAAGCTTGCTTTTAAGGAAGGGTCGACCTTAAAGGAAGCGGCCATTAAAACGGGGTATGTAACAGAAAAACAATACGATGAATGGATCGATCCCCGAAAAATGGTGAATATATAA
- a CDS encoding MFS transporter, whose amino-acid sequence MKKIIEIFKNPVFVKLFFANFTSQMGSIIGITAFTFYLLDRFSEQPAYASIAEMMYSLPTLAVFFLVGVLADRMDRQKIAYHCDTISASLSIVLLGAIYIGWMPLIFAILFLRSAVSKFFFPAESGILQGVLSKDDYATSAGLNQMVSSLFMLFGGALGILAYRFTGVYGAIIIDSLSFVVSGLLMRACQIPEEVRLPNGNHKWKDLNIGFVFNDFKVGAGYILKNKLLRSLIVGFFLFGVVNGGFSVMPIFILKYKLAPQSYEEFSVILGVIFGSGVLIGSVISSIIIQKIKFYQAMIIGLLVTGSFVVLSGYASNITIFFVLIFISALTLPLVNIAIGGWMPSIVDKKYMGRVQGWISPLMMLSQTITLGFISASFQKVLSIEALYCIVGGALIIVAIYYMMVLPKLSKHKVEGVNQTSVAH is encoded by the coding sequence ATGAAGAAAATAATTGAGATTTTTAAAAATCCTGTTTTTGTTAAATTATTCTTTGCTAATTTTACTTCACAAATGGGGAGTATTATCGGGATTACTGCATTTACTTTTTATCTTCTAGATCGATTCTCTGAGCAGCCAGCGTATGCTTCCATTGCAGAAATGATGTATTCCTTGCCTACTTTAGCCGTATTTTTTCTTGTTGGTGTGTTAGCAGATAGAATGGATAGGCAAAAAATTGCTTATCATTGCGATACAATCAGTGCATCATTGTCAATTGTTCTCCTTGGTGCCATCTATATTGGATGGATGCCACTTATATTTGCAATATTATTCCTAAGAAGTGCAGTATCGAAATTTTTCTTCCCAGCCGAAAGTGGAATTTTACAGGGAGTGCTTTCCAAGGATGATTATGCTACATCTGCAGGGCTAAATCAGATGGTATCAAGTTTATTTATGTTATTCGGAGGGGCACTTGGAATTCTTGCTTATCGGTTCACTGGAGTTTATGGTGCTATTATTATCGATTCTCTTTCATTTGTCGTTAGTGGACTATTAATGCGTGCTTGCCAGATACCTGAAGAGGTACGCCTTCCAAATGGAAATCATAAATGGAAGGATCTAAATATTGGCTTTGTATTCAATGATTTTAAAGTGGGAGCAGGATACATTCTTAAAAATAAATTATTGCGTTCGTTAATTGTCGGTTTTTTCTTATTTGGTGTAGTGAATGGCGGCTTTTCTGTCATGCCGATATTTATATTAAAATATAAACTCGCGCCACAAAGTTATGAAGAATTTTCAGTCATTCTCGGAGTGATTTTTGGAAGTGGTGTATTAATCGGAAGTGTGATTTCTTCAATAATCATCCAAAAGATTAAGTTCTATCAGGCAATGATAATTGGATTATTGGTAACGGGATCATTTGTTGTACTATCTGGTTATGCTAGTAATATAACGATATTTTTTGTCTTAATTTTTATTTCAGCATTAACCCTACCATTAGTCAATATTGCTATTGGTGGCTGGATGCCAAGTATTGTTGATAAAAAATATATGGGACGTGTCCAAGGATGGATAAGTCCGTTAATGATGCTTTCCCAAACCATCACATTGGGATTCATCAGTGCCTCCTTCCAGAAAGTTCTATCTATTGAGGCGCTGTATTGTATAGTTGGAGGGGCCTTAATTATTGTTGCCATCTATTACATGATGGTATTACCGAAGCTTTCGAAACATAAAGTAGAGGGAGTAAATCAAACATCTGTTGCTCATTAA
- a CDS encoding PBP1A family penicillin-binding protein, which translates to MERLQRLRQAVRRFWKKTHMNQIIILAGAVFLLAFLGFFWYFAATANVESLKKGLAQSTVIYDKDGDMASKISANRTEGVSIDKMPDHLKNAIVAIEDHRFYQHNGFDVRGMSSAFFKNIVAGRITAGGSTITQQLTKNALLSPERTYKRKVEELFLAVEIEKKYTKDEILEMYLNQVFFGHSAWGVQNASRTYFGKDVEEIDLSEAATLAGIVNAPSALDPYNHMDRAIKRRNTVLGAMKKYGMISDKEYENAKKEQLVLEDRGRDPIKGKYPYYVDAVLDEAIKTFGLTQDEIMTRGYRIYTEMDQNIQSSLEKIYDNDRNFPQGMGGELVQSGSILIDPKTGGIRGLVGGRGEKVFRGFNRATHLKRSPGSTIKPLVVYTPALEEGYKPDSLLKDEKMTFGKNYSPDNYNGQYQGEVTMYKAIEDSINIPAVWLLNEIGIDKGIDAVERFGIPLQKNDRNLSIALGGLSTGVSPQQMAEAYSAFANDGKRLDSHIITKIVGPTGKTIVERKQKETKVTSKKVAKDMTSMLLNVVESGTGKGVNVSGYQIAGKTGSTQLNNQNRNGTADQWFVGYTPNLVGAVWMGYDRTDENHYLSGLSSQGVVPVFQTIMQGTLKYTEPTKFDVDSINTQIQKQYEKDHPFKTKAKEFNKKLKDSTEKLRDKAEKGHKKMKEKFKEGKENWKDLEDRVKEKIRDIQGD; encoded by the coding sequence ATGGAAAGGTTACAGCGTTTACGTCAGGCTGTACGAAGATTTTGGAAGAAAACTCATATGAATCAAATCATCATATTAGCAGGGGCTGTTTTTCTATTAGCATTTTTGGGCTTCTTCTGGTATTTTGCCGCAACAGCAAATGTTGAATCGTTGAAAAAGGGCTTGGCACAATCAACGGTTATTTACGATAAAGATGGAGATATGGCTAGTAAAATATCTGCTAACCGAACAGAGGGTGTATCAATTGATAAAATGCCCGATCATTTAAAGAACGCGATTGTTGCAATTGAAGATCATCGATTTTATCAGCATAATGGTTTCGATGTGAGAGGGATGAGCAGTGCTTTCTTTAAAAATATTGTAGCTGGTAGGATTACAGCGGGTGGAAGTACGATTACGCAGCAGCTGACCAAGAACGCTTTACTTTCTCCAGAGAGAACATACAAACGTAAGGTGGAAGAATTGTTTTTAGCTGTTGAAATTGAGAAAAAGTATACGAAAGATGAAATACTAGAAATGTATTTAAACCAAGTATTTTTTGGACATAGTGCTTGGGGAGTGCAAAATGCATCAAGAACTTATTTCGGTAAGGATGTTGAAGAGATTGATTTAAGTGAAGCTGCAACACTTGCAGGAATAGTAAATGCTCCGTCCGCTCTTGATCCATACAACCATATGGATCGAGCAATTAAACGACGAAACACTGTTTTAGGAGCTATGAAAAAGTATGGCATGATTTCTGATAAAGAATATGAAAACGCCAAGAAAGAGCAGCTAGTCTTGGAGGATCGAGGTCGCGATCCAATCAAAGGCAAATATCCTTATTATGTCGATGCTGTGCTTGATGAAGCCATTAAAACCTTTGGATTAACACAGGATGAAATCATGACAAGAGGATATCGTATTTACACAGAAATGGATCAAAATATCCAATCCTCGTTAGAAAAAATATATGATAATGATCGGAATTTCCCTCAAGGAATGGGTGGAGAGCTTGTTCAAAGTGGTTCAATATTAATAGACCCAAAAACAGGGGGAATACGCGGTTTAGTTGGAGGAAGAGGGGAAAAAGTGTTCCGTGGATTTAATCGCGCAACACACTTAAAACGATCTCCTGGTTCGACGATAAAACCATTGGTAGTTTATACTCCAGCATTGGAAGAAGGGTATAAACCTGATTCACTATTAAAAGATGAGAAAATGACATTTGGTAAGAATTATTCACCTGATAATTATAACGGACAATACCAAGGTGAAGTCACAATGTATAAAGCAATAGAGGACTCGATAAATATTCCTGCTGTTTGGCTATTGAATGAGATTGGTATTGATAAAGGGATAGATGCAGTAGAACGATTTGGTATTCCTTTGCAGAAAAATGATCGTAACTTAAGCATTGCACTTGGTGGACTTTCAACCGGTGTTTCGCCGCAGCAGATGGCGGAGGCTTATTCAGCATTTGCAAATGATGGAAAAAGACTAGATAGTCATATTATCACTAAGATTGTGGGACCAACTGGAAAAACGATAGTCGAAAGGAAGCAAAAAGAAACGAAAGTAACGAGTAAAAAAGTTGCGAAGGATATGACTTCAATGCTTTTAAATGTTGTCGAATCCGGAACGGGTAAAGGTGTGAATGTTTCGGGCTATCAAATTGCTGGTAAGACAGGTTCTACCCAATTGAATAATCAAAATAGAAATGGTACAGCTGATCAATGGTTTGTTGGATATACACCTAATCTTGTAGGTGCAGTTTGGATGGGATATGATCGTACAGATGAAAATCATTACTTATCTGGATTAAGTTCACAAGGAGTGGTTCCAGTATTCCAAACGATTATGCAGGGAACGTTAAAGTACACAGAGCCAACAAAATTTGATGTGGATTCAATAAATACTCAAATTCAAAAGCAATATGAAAAAGATCATCCTTTTAAAACGAAAGCAAAGGAATTTAATAAAAAACTAAAAGATAGTACTGAAAAATTAAGAGATAAAGCGGAAAAAGGCCATAAAAAGATGAAGGAAAAATTTAAAGAAGGAAAGGAAAACTGGAAGGACCTTGAAGATAGGGTGAAAGAGAAAATTAGGGATATACAAGGGGATTAA
- a CDS encoding histidine kinase N-terminal domain-containing protein, with protein sequence MIPLRNDIVSFLEKNKEPFLMSWEKQTIITGKDSINDFIFLYGDVMYDLLYKSIILTYEEMNLLIEPFAKKIARDRMIEQIGMGEFVYKINIGKTILCKDLLQHFSDIGDFPPFLDRICHVFDKFLFYAVTHYTDIKDQIIEEKNQYITSTHHERLTLLGQMTSSFVHEFRNPLTSIHGFVQLLRSEHPTLPYLDIIANELEQLKFSISQFLMLSKKEIIELEKTSFSLNELIDEVLSFLYPRILEVNVEIQKNFLHELTIHGFKDAIRQVLINIIFNAVDVLKNIKNPIIQIELDQTTQSVILDIANNGPRISEGLVDNIFEPFVTTKETGTGLGLYVSKNTIEKHGGTLTCQSNDEWTVFTIILPLK encoded by the coding sequence ATGATACCGCTTAGAAATGATATTGTATCATTTTTGGAGAAAAATAAAGAACCTTTCCTAATGTCTTGGGAAAAACAAACCATTATCACTGGAAAAGATTCCATTAATGATTTTATATTTCTATATGGAGACGTAATGTATGATCTTCTATACAAGTCAATCATCTTAACATATGAAGAAATGAACCTCCTAATCGAGCCATTTGCCAAAAAAATTGCAAGAGATCGGATGATCGAACAAATCGGCATGGGGGAATTTGTATATAAAATCAATATTGGTAAAACGATATTATGTAAGGATTTATTACAACATTTTTCAGATATAGGTGATTTCCCTCCTTTTCTTGACCGAATATGTCACGTATTTGATAAATTTCTATTTTATGCTGTTACACATTATACAGATATTAAAGATCAAATTATCGAAGAAAAAAACCAATACATAACCTCGACACATCACGAACGTTTAACATTATTAGGACAAATGACATCCAGCTTTGTCCATGAATTTCGTAATCCATTAACATCTATTCATGGATTTGTTCAATTATTGCGTTCTGAACATCCAACTCTACCCTATTTAGATATTATTGCAAATGAATTGGAACAGCTTAAATTTAGTATTTCACAGTTCCTAATGCTATCCAAAAAAGAAATCATTGAATTAGAAAAAACTTCATTTTCCTTAAACGAACTAATTGACGAGGTCTTATCCTTCCTTTATCCAAGAATACTTGAAGTAAATGTTGAAATTCAAAAAAATTTTTTACATGAATTAACCATTCATGGTTTTAAAGATGCAATTAGACAGGTACTAATCAATATTATTTTTAATGCTGTAGATGTTCTCAAGAATATTAAAAATCCTATTATTCAAATTGAATTAGATCAAACTACCCAATCAGTCATTTTAGACATAGCAAATAATGGACCAAGAATTTCAGAAGGTCTCGTCGATAATATTTTCGAACCCTTTGTGACAACAAAAGAAACTGGTACAGGCTTAGGTTTATATGTTTCGAAAAATACCATTGAAAAACATGGGGGAACATTGACTTGTCAATCAAATGATGAATGGACTGTGTTCACTATTATTCTCCCTTTAAAGTAG
- a CDS encoding YjcZ family sporulation protein → MWNACGCGYPAGGYGYGGGYGIGRGFALIVVLFILLIIVGAAFIC, encoded by the coding sequence ATGTGGAACGCATGTGGTTGCGGTTACCCAGCAGGTGGGTATGGCTACGGTGGCGGCTATGGGATTGGTCGCGGATTTGCATTAATCGTAGTGTTATTCATCCTTCTTATTATTGTTGGGGCAGCTTTTATTTGTTAA
- a CDS encoding GDSL-type esterase/lipase family protein, with product MKYLAIGDGLCAGKGTSLFTPSFVYQHARMSEEVLSERIPVMTRAHSSYRSNDILELLDDENNIREIKESQIIVLSAGHNDFLDAFERDENEKDEDFYQAYRKSKSNLDDIINKICKVKKKENDKYMLVIIGPHNSFEHHEQAEKWINKYNNYIQCRAHSPCVYSVNLDHHFKDQIETWCTRDRHYPNYLGHVEIAKKLHEYGYEHLKREA from the coding sequence ATGAAATATCTCGCAATTGGTGACGGATTATGTGCGGGAAAAGGTACCTCTTTATTTACACCTAGTTTTGTGTACCAACACGCGCGGATGTCTGAGGAAGTACTTTCCGAAAGAATTCCTGTTATGACACGAGCTCATTCAAGTTATCGTTCAAATGACATTCTAGAATTATTAGATGATGAAAATAATATTCGTGAAATAAAAGAAAGTCAAATTATTGTACTATCAGCCGGACATAATGATTTTTTGGATGCATTTGAACGAGATGAGAATGAAAAAGATGAAGATTTCTATCAAGCATACAGGAAAAGCAAAAGTAATTTAGATGATATTATTAATAAAATTTGCAAAGTGAAGAAGAAAGAGAACGATAAATACATGTTAGTGATTATTGGACCACATAATTCATTTGAACATCATGAACAAGCGGAAAAATGGATAAATAAATATAACAATTATATTCAATGTCGCGCCCATTCACCTTGCGTATATTCTGTTAATCTAGATCACCATTTTAAGGATCAAATTGAAACCTGGTGCACTAGAGATCGACATTATCCCAATTATTTAGGGCATGTGGAAATTGCTAAAAAACTTCATGAATATGGATATGAACATTTAAAGAGAGAAGCTTAA
- a CDS encoding SulP family inorganic anion transporter, with translation MNLSTIKNEWFGNIRGDILSGIVVGLALIPEAIGFSIIAGVDPMIGLYASFCIAVVIAFVGGRPAMISAATGATALLMGGLVRDHGLQYLLAATILTGIIQIILGVCKIGRLMKFIPRSVMTGFVNALAILIFSAQITHFKGESWVMYAMVAGGLAIIYLFPKVTKTIPSPLVAIIVITIISISFGVNVRTVGDMGELTQTLPTFLIPNIPFNFETLRIIFPTSLAIALVGLLESLLTAQIVDDMTDTDSNKNKEARGQGIANIVSGFFGGMAGCAMIGQSGINVKSGGRGRLSTFVAGIFLMILIVILNKLLVQIPMAALVAVMIMVSIGTFDWNSLKKLHIMPKSDTVVMLVTVITVVATDNLSIGVICGVILSAVFFAAKISKIQVETNVNQMTNTKTYYVTGQLFFASVTEFVSNFDYNDSYESIIINLTNTHIWDDSAVGAIDKIVLKYREKNKHVKIVGLNQPSSALMDKLAVHNK, from the coding sequence TTGAATTTATCCACAATAAAAAACGAATGGTTTGGAAACATTCGTGGAGATATATTATCTGGGATTGTTGTAGGACTCGCACTTATTCCAGAAGCAATCGGATTTTCCATTATTGCAGGTGTTGACCCTATGATCGGCTTGTATGCATCTTTTTGTATTGCTGTGGTCATTGCGTTTGTTGGTGGTAGACCGGCAATGATATCCGCAGCTACAGGAGCAACTGCCCTATTGATGGGAGGATTAGTTCGGGATCATGGACTTCAGTATCTTTTAGCGGCAACGATTTTAACTGGTATCATTCAAATCATCCTAGGAGTATGTAAAATAGGTCGGTTAATGAAATTTATCCCCCGATCAGTAATGACAGGGTTTGTTAATGCTTTAGCTATATTAATATTTAGTGCGCAAATCACCCATTTTAAAGGTGAGTCATGGGTGATGTATGCAATGGTTGCTGGAGGACTAGCAATCATTTACTTATTTCCTAAGGTGACAAAAACGATTCCTTCACCACTTGTAGCGATAATTGTCATTACAATCATCTCCATTTCCTTTGGAGTTAATGTGAGAACGGTCGGTGATATGGGAGAATTAACACAGACATTGCCAACGTTCCTAATCCCGAATATCCCTTTCAATTTTGAGACATTAAGAATTATCTTTCCAACCTCATTAGCTATTGCTTTAGTTGGATTATTGGAATCCTTGTTAACTGCTCAAATAGTCGATGATATGACGGACACGGATAGTAACAAGAATAAAGAGGCAAGAGGACAAGGAATCGCTAATATTGTATCAGGCTTTTTTGGTGGGATGGCAGGATGTGCCATGATTGGTCAATCAGGTATCAATGTAAAATCTGGTGGACGTGGCCGACTTTCTACTTTTGTTGCTGGGATTTTCCTTATGATCTTAATTGTGATCCTTAATAAATTACTCGTTCAAATTCCTATGGCTGCATTAGTTGCAGTAATGATTATGGTATCGATTGGAACATTTGATTGGAATTCATTAAAAAAATTACACATTATGCCTAAAAGTGATACTGTTGTTATGTTAGTAACTGTTATCACTGTCGTCGCAACAGATAATCTTTCTATTGGTGTGATTTGTGGAGTCATTTTGAGCGCAGTATTTTTCGCAGCGAAAATCTCTAAAATTCAAGTAGAAACGAATGTAAATCAAATGACGAATACTAAAACATATTACGTAACTGGACAATTATTCTTCGCTTCTGTCACAGAATTTGTTTCTAATTTTGATTATAATGATTCCTATGAATCAATCATTATTAATCTAACAAACACTCATATATGGGATGATTCTGCAGTCGGTGCAATTGATAAAATTGTCTTAAAATATCGTGAGAAAAATAAACACGTGAAAATTGTTGGCCTAAATCAACCAAGTTCGGCTCTAATGGATAAATTAGCCGTGCATAATAAATAA
- a CDS encoding aldehyde dehydrogenase, whose translation MNPIHSIIQMQKQFHKDGQTKNIDFRIQQLRKLKSMIIENEKDIMEALKTDLNKSEFESYTTEIGFVLSEITFTLKNIRKWTKPTRVKSSFTHIGSKGFVYKEPYGVALIIAPWNYPINLALAPLIGAIAAGNCAILKPSELTPATSSLINKLISKYFPQEYIAVIEGDAHTSQLLLNEDVDYIFFTGSIHVGKKVMEAAAKHLTPVTLELGGKSPCIVHHDAKLPLAAKRIVWGKLLNAGQTCVAPDYLLIHESIKDLFIEEMKKAMTELYGNEILDNPNYTKIVNSNHFNRLTQMVNRSKGKIRMGGKWGENSLKIEPTLIENIQWNDPTMEEEIFGPILPIITYHDIDEMIQQVSERPKPLALYLFTENNRISKKIIEEISFGSSCINDTVYQIATPHLPFGGVGASGTGAYHGKKSFDEFSHEKSVLKQTTRFDIPLRYPNVKMGLELVRKIMK comes from the coding sequence ATGAATCCAATCCATTCAATTATACAAATGCAGAAGCAATTTCATAAGGATGGACAAACCAAAAATATTGATTTTAGAATTCAACAATTAAGAAAACTAAAATCAATGATTATAGAAAATGAGAAGGATATTATGGAAGCTTTAAAAACGGATTTAAATAAGTCTGAATTTGAATCCTATACAACAGAAATTGGTTTTGTTCTTTCTGAAATAACTTTCACATTAAAAAATATTCGAAAATGGACTAAACCTACACGGGTTAAATCCAGCTTTACACATATTGGTTCAAAAGGATTTGTCTATAAAGAGCCCTATGGTGTAGCCCTAATTATTGCTCCTTGGAATTATCCTATCAATCTAGCACTGGCACCTCTTATTGGAGCAATTGCTGCCGGAAATTGTGCAATTTTAAAGCCGTCTGAATTAACACCTGCCACCTCAAGTTTAATAAATAAACTAATAAGTAAGTACTTTCCACAAGAATATATCGCTGTTATTGAAGGCGATGCCCATACGAGCCAATTATTGCTCAACGAGGATGTGGATTATATATTCTTTACAGGCAGTATTCATGTAGGAAAAAAGGTAATGGAGGCAGCTGCTAAACATTTAACCCCTGTTACACTAGAACTAGGCGGAAAAAGCCCTTGTATCGTCCACCATGATGCTAAGCTTCCATTAGCAGCTAAACGAATTGTATGGGGAAAGCTTTTAAATGCCGGACAAACATGTGTAGCACCTGATTATTTACTCATACATGAATCCATCAAAGATTTATTTATCGAGGAAATGAAAAAAGCAATGACCGAACTATATGGAAATGAAATACTAGATAATCCAAATTACACAAAAATTGTAAACAGCAATCATTTTAACCGTTTAACTCAAATGGTAAATCGCTCAAAAGGAAAGATTCGAATGGGGGGAAAATGGGGAGAGAATTCTCTAAAAATTGAACCGACATTGATCGAAAACATCCAATGGAATGACCCTACAATGGAGGAAGAGATCTTTGGACCCATTCTCCCCATCATCACCTATCATGACATTGACGAAATGATTCAACAAGTTTCAGAGAGACCTAAACCACTTGCTTTATATTTATTTACTGAAAATAATAGGATTAGTAAGAAAATTATTGAGGAAATTTCGTTTGGAAGTAGTTGCATTAATGATACCGTATATCAAATTGCTACCCCACATCTTCCGTTCGGTGGTGTCGGTGCAAGCGGAACAGGTGCATACCATGGAAAAAAAAGCTTTGATGAATTTTCCCATGAAAAAAGTGTACTGAAGCAAACGACACGATTCGACATCCCCCTACGATATCCTAATGTAAAAATGGGGCTAGAGTTAGTAAGGAAAATAATGAAGTAG
- a CDS encoding serine hydrolase, with protein MNSSECFIQSVEEIINSTQARISIAVEIDEQRIIEKDSDREYLSASLIKIPIMMEAYRQSELGTICLTDLIEIKDFQKVGGSGVLHSLTGGTQLSIKDLITLMIIVSDNTATNIMIELLGKDNINQFCRDIGAHHTKVERKLMDEQAKAKGYENITTASDMICLLKELDQNEILSKNSTLDILKCLSAQQFRHKLPGLMDQDLMKIANKTGEMEGIEHDVAIIHYGGKKAYIAVLIDQLEQNFLGQVSITKIGESVYEYLLNQ; from the coding sequence TTGAATTCGAGTGAATGTTTCATTCAATCCGTTGAGGAAATCATTAATAGCACTCAGGCGAGAATTAGTATTGCGGTAGAAATCGATGAACAAAGAATCATTGAAAAAGACAGTGATAGAGAATATTTATCTGCCAGTTTAATTAAAATACCAATCATGATGGAGGCATATCGACAAAGTGAATTAGGGACGATTTGTTTAACAGATTTAATTGAAATAAAAGATTTTCAAAAAGTAGGTGGGTCAGGTGTTCTTCATTCTCTTACAGGTGGTACTCAACTAAGCATAAAGGATTTAATAACCTTAATGATTATTGTATCTGACAATACGGCAACCAATATAATGATTGAATTACTGGGAAAAGATAATATTAATCAGTTTTGTAGGGATATTGGGGCCCATCATACTAAAGTAGAAAGAAAATTAATGGATGAGCAGGCGAAAGCCAAAGGTTATGAAAATATTACAACTGCATCTGACATGATTTGTCTATTAAAAGAATTAGATCAAAATGAAATTTTATCTAAAAATAGCACACTTGACATACTAAAATGTCTTTCAGCACAACAATTTCGTCATAAATTACCCGGTTTAATGGATCAGGACCTTATGAAAATAGCAAATAAAACAGGGGAAATGGAAGGAATCGAACATGATGTTGCCATCATTCATTACGGTGGAAAAAAAGCTTATATAGCTGTATTAATTGACCAGCTTGAACAGAATTTTTTAGGACAAGTTTCTATTACAAAAATAGGTGAATCCGTTTATGAATATCTTTTAAATCAATAA